One region of Armigeres subalbatus isolate Guangzhou_Male chromosome 3, GZ_Asu_2, whole genome shotgun sequence genomic DNA includes:
- the LOC134227647 gene encoding actin-related protein 2/3 complex subunit 4: MAATLKPYLTAVRHTLTAAMCLTNFSSQVVERHNKPEVEVRSSKELLLTPVVISRNEKERVLIETSVNSVRISIAVKQADEIEKILCHKFTRFMMMRAENFIILRRKPIEGYDISFLITNFHTEQMYKHKLVDFVIHFMEEIDKEISEMKLAVNARARICSEEFLKRF, from the coding sequence ATGGCCGCAACGCTCAAACCTTATCTGACGGCAGTCCGACACACCCTGACTGCGGCGATGTGCTTGACCAACTTTTCCTCCCAGGTCGTCGAACGGCACAACAAACCTGAGGTGGAGGTCCGTTCCAGCAAAGAGCTGCTCCTGACGCCGGTGGTCATTTCGCGAAACGAAAAGGAACGGGTACTGATCGAAACCAGCGTCAACTCCGTTCGGATTAGCATCGCCGTCAAGCAGGCGGACGAGATCGAGAAGATCCTCTGCCATAAGTTTACCCGGTTCATGATGATGCGGGCTGagaacttcataattttgcggCGGAAACCGATTGAGGGATACGACATCAGCTTCCTGATCACCAACTTTCACACCGAGCAGATGTACAAACACAAACTGGTGGACTTTGTGATCCACTTCATGGAGGAAATCGACAAGGAGATCAGCGAGATGAAACTGGCGGTCAATGCGCGGGCTCGTATCTGctcggaggagtttttgaagcGGTTCTAA